A segment of the Scomber japonicus isolate fScoJap1 chromosome 5, fScoJap1.pri, whole genome shotgun sequence genome:
ataaagtgGGTTACAGAGTAGAACACATAGTTGCTGTTGTTTCTCTACAATATTGTAAATGAAGATTCCTCTTCAATGGTCTTTCGAGGTATAATAAAGgttcataataatgataatgataataataaaaatatatgttcatttttaagtaaatggAAATGTGTCTAATTGATACAGCATAGTATTGCAATATTTTGGTActagaataataaaatcaacTGCTTTttcagtccactagatggctATAGTTTGTTTTCTGGTGAGGCCAGCAGAGGTGACAGTCAGCATGCAGGATGTAGTTTTCCTTTGCAGACATAATTTGCAgttgaaaaaatgtaatgaattgcAATATATAATCGCAgcatatcacaatatatttaaaatcacaaTATTATCGTATTGTGACACAAGTATTGTGATTCCCACCCCTACTGATAAACTGGCTTTAGAAGTCACTATGAATTAAGCTTTGAGTATATAGACTGTTCAAAGGGTACAAAATACCAATCATATACAATgtgaaatataacattttgattttatgtaaatatattaaGCACATCACTATAAGAGTAGGGATTTACCTGCATTTATGCAGGATATGTTTGACCAtttcatcaataaaaacaaataaaatacacagtttCATATGTTTACAAAGCACACTTTGTTGCCCAGGATGAAACCTGTAATTGAActgcaagaagaaaaaagaccCAGATATCTACACTATCTTAAGATATAAAATAGTGCTTGGAAAGAAGAGTGGGGCGGCTTCTCAATGCTACTACTGAGCAGATGTAGATGTCATACCTATATGACAGATGACACACTGTCAAAGACCCAGCTGTCTTATGtataaagtagaatttataCTAGCAAATAAATCAGAAAAGTAAGGCACTTTTTGCTGGGCTATGATTGTACCTCGCTTTGATTATTTTCATAGTTGATGTAGGctattaaagtaaatattaattcagtggctatttcaacatgtagtaatttaaacccccaacagaaagctgtttaacacatatgtcctctcatctaatatccTGCTTAGTAGATTCACATTTGACactattttacttattatacatattggagtcattgattttaagactaaaatgtgacggtgtacaataaaatacttattaaaaataagattaacaaGAAGGCAGATATGGCCAGAGAatgtaatgaacagtgatactGCATCTCCAGACATAAGGCATTGAGAATTAATTCTGCCTCGATATCAGATTGTGAAGAAACAGACCATCGATGTCTGGTAGCTTACTTCAGGTAGAAACTCAGTTTCTTCAAGAAaatgttcacagagtcagttaccatggtgactgactcagtttcagttacctctctttctggaacagATAAGAGTTTCCTCATCTCAGGGAAAACTTACTGAGTTTTCCATATAACCCgctttctggaataccccccTGGTGTATTATGCATGCTGGTTCACTGTACTGTAATGCACTGAGCTGAAAGCAATTTATGTTTAAGGAACTAAAAAGCTAGTCAGGTCTTTCAAAAAGGCCTTGACTTACTGCCTACATATTGTGACCTTAGTTTCATGACCTCATTAACCCACTTTAAGCAAAGTGACTACAACATACATATCCATGTTAAAGATTTTTCATTATtgaaagaaaattacaaaatcaaaaacaaagtgATGACAATTTTCAGTTGTTGCAACAAATCAGAGTCAGTGTTCACACAGGCTCCATCACATGGACATGGACTGCTGCTGATGCAGGCTcttcactgacagcagctggTATCACAGGACTTCCCTTTGCACACGCAGCCAGAGGCACACTTGCTGCAGTCAGATGGGCAGCATGAGCAGCAGCCTGCAACAggaaaaacagttaaaaaatcTATGATCAATAATCTGTTGCCAAAACAAGCAGCAGTTGAAGCAACCCTTTAAGTCCAGGATGAGGATAATACACAACTAGTGGTGAGGTTTATTAGACAAGACCCCCTGATGTAGCCAATTACAGCCACCTGGTTTCTACATCCTTAGCAGAGAGGCAGCATTAAAAGCATGGCCAACTATACATTTGGATGACTCagtcttaaaagaaaaaaaaaaaaaaaaaaaaactaaaattgcATGAAGAGTCACCTTGACTAGATTCAATCACCAGCTGACAGTTAGATGTCTGAGTATAGATGTAATTTGACTTACTCTTCTTGCAGGTGGTGCAGGAGCAGTTTGTGCAGGTGCAGGATCCAGCACAGCTGCAGGTTCCAGCTGAAAATAAGAGAACAGGTCAAACTTTAGGAATATATAACCTACCACAGCTGGTCTCAAAACACCAaaccaaacattaaaaccaaCGACATCTTTCTATTTAACTTACTCTTGTTGCATTCACAAGGGTCCATTTTTCTCAGTAGTTGTAGTTCTCTTGTTCAGAGTGTGGAGCAGTGACGTCTCTTCTCGTTGGAAGTGGTGTTGTGACTGGGAGAAGAGGAAGCGGCGCTTTTATACCGTCCCGGTGAAAACAAGACCGGGTGCAAATCTGGCATGTCACGCTGTACGCAGGCACGTAGTTCATCATTACAAAGAGGTTTGTGCACACGACCTTAACTACTCTGCAGATTCCCAAGCGACGAGGTGGCGCGTGCTCTGACAATTACCTAAGAACACTGTACCCCGTGTGCTCCCTGAATGTGGGGCCCGTACACCCCGGAATATATgttcatttttaagtaaatggAAATGTGTCTAAGGAGCTGTCGGCTGTTGGCATGTCTAGCTCTGGAGAGATGATAGGCTATTGGAATGGATcaactaaaaagaaaagaaaagaaagaaagaaagaaagaaagaaagaaagaaagaaagaaagaaagaaaaggactTTGGTCATTTGTGGAATCCTTACATAGACTTTTTAGAAACTCAAGATTGTGATTAATTTGAAACTATCTGTTTGTTTCTGCCAGATTGGGGGATAATTTATTCACTTCATTTGTTAAAATCTTCATGTTTAAAGACAATATGAAACcctcaataaaaatgtgtttttaaagtggaAGTGTCTTCTATCAAACATCCTCTTTAATTTGTGTGGTTGCTATTGATCTTATATGGAGCCCTGTGTGGTTATATGggagcaaaataatacaaatcaaTTCATACaattctataaataaataaaaaagtctaGGCCTATAGGCATTGTCATAACAATATTGTATCGATACAATGACGCCAAGTATTGATCTTTTATTATATgaattgcaaatgaaaatgtaagTTTTTGGTActagaataataaaatcaacTGCTTTttcagtccactagatggctATAGTTTGTTTTCTGGTGAGGCCAGCAGAGGTGACAGTCAGCATGCAGGATGTAGTTTTCCTTTGGGGACATAATTTGCAgttgaaaaaatgtaatgaattgcAATATATCATGTTATGATTCCCACCCCTACTGATAAACTGGCTTTAGAAGTCACTATGAATTAAGCTTTGAGTATATAGCACTGTTCAAAGGGTACAAAATACCAATCATATACaatgtgaaatgtattattttgcttttatgtaaatatattaaGCACATCACTATAAGAGTAGGGATTTAGCTGCATTTTTGCAGGGTATGTTTGACCAtttcatcaataaaaacaaataaaatacagtttcatATGTTTACAAAGCACACTTTGTTGCCCAGGATGAAACCTGTAATTGAactgtaagaaaaagaaaaaagacccAGATATCTACACTATCTTAAGATATAAAATAGAATAGCCACTGGGGTGGCTTTTCAATGCTACTACTGAGCAGATGTAGATGTCATACCTATATGACAGATGACACTGTCAAAGACCCAGCTGTCTTATGTATAAAATAGAATTTATACTAGcaaataattcagaaaagtaaGGCACTTTTTGCTGGGCTATGATTGTACCTCGCTTTGATTGTATTCATAGTTGACGTAggctattaaacaaagtaaTAGTTTATACAGtggctatttcaacatgtagtaatttaaacccCCAACAGAAAGCTATTTAACACAtatgtcctctcatctaatatcctgcttagtagattcacattttacactattttacttattatacatattggagtcattgattttaagactaaaatgtgacgatGTACAATAAAGTACGGCAGATATGGCCggagaatgttaagaaatgactgagtgtaatgaacagtgatactGCATCTCCAGACATAAGGCATTGAGAATTAATTCTGCCTCAATATCAGATTGTGAAGAAACAGACCATCCATGTCTGGCAGCTTGCTTCAGTTAGGAGGAGACGGGTAGAAACTcagtttcttaaagaaaacttgccagcgagcaggttatgttcacagagtcagttaccatggtgactgactcagagtttcagttacctctctttctggaacggataacagagtttcctcatctcagggttaacataCTCTGAGTCTTCCATATAACCCACTTTCTGGAATACCCCCTGGTGTATTATGCATGCTGGTTCACTGTAATGCACTTGAGCTGAAGTCAATGTTTAAAGGAACTAAAAAGCTAGTCAGGTCTTTCAAAAAGGCCTTGACTTACTGCTTCAGCTTTATACACTGCCTACATATTGTGACCATAGTTTCATGACCTCATTAACCCACTTTAAGCAAAATGAGTACAACATACATATCCATGTTAAAgactttttattgaaataattACAAAATCAAAAACAGTGATGACAATTTTCAGTTGTTGCAACAAATCAGAttcagtgttcacacaggttCCATCACATGAACATGGACTGCTGCTGATGCAGGCTcttcactgacagcagctggTATCACAGCTCTTTCCTTTGCACGCGCAGCCAGAGGCGCACTTGCTGCAGTCAGATGGGCAGCATGGGCAGCAGCCTGCAACAGGAAAAAGTTAGAAAATCCTATGATAACTAATCTGTTACCAAAACAAGCAGCAGTTGAAGCAACCCTTTAAGTCCAGGATGATAATACACAACTAGTGGTGAGGTTTATTAGACAAGACCCCCTGATGTAGCCAATTACAGCCACCTGGTTTTCTACATCTACAAGTTTCCGTTTACACTAACCCGTGTATGccgtcaagagcagctcaaaCCCACGTTAGCCAGTCAGAATCCCGCATAGCAACAacgtcacttcattcctccacataaaaacacttgtatttgcaaatgcaaacTAATACAAAAGGGATTGTACCAGCATACATGTGACTGCTATTCTGCatgcatccatgatcaccatagatCATAAACAGATTGTAAATTGTAAACAATGTcgcatttaacccaggagcagtttccggCTCCCCAAATCTCcgtttctctgtttacatgcaaacagagttttccaaaatctccactctggccggagtttttaaaaagcatcgtttTCAGGGGAGAAAACTCAGTTTGCGTCTAAACTGAGGGTGCAAACAATGGTAATGACTCCGTTCTTAAAGATAACCGG
Coding sequences within it:
- the LOC128358812 gene encoding metallothionein-like, whose translation is MDPCECNKTGTCSCAGSCTCTNCSCTTCKKSCCSCCPSDCSKCASGCVCKGKSCDTSCCQ
- the LOC128358813 gene encoding metallothionein is translated as MDPCECNKTGTCSCAGSCSCTNCSCTTCKKSCCPCCPSDCSKCASGCACKGKSCDTSCCQ